The Hymenobacter baengnokdamensis genome includes a region encoding these proteins:
- a CDS encoding YceI family protein — translation MATTKWVLDPMHSEVQFKIKHLVISTVTGSFKTFQGTAQTEGDDFSNARIEFTLDVNSVDTNQEQRDQHLKGEDFFNAAQYPQIKFESTSFTKTGGNEYKLVGNLTMKDVTKPVTLDVEYGGTAVDFYGNTKAGFEITGKVNRKEYGLTWGGITEAGAIVLGDDVKLTINVQFAKQAAA, via the coding sequence ATGGCTACTACCAAATGGGTCCTGGACCCGATGCACTCCGAAGTGCAGTTTAAAATCAAGCACCTGGTAATTTCTACCGTTACCGGCTCGTTCAAAACGTTTCAGGGCACGGCCCAGACCGAGGGCGATGACTTCTCGAATGCCCGGATTGAGTTTACGCTCGATGTGAACAGCGTTGACACGAATCAGGAGCAGCGCGACCAGCACCTGAAAGGCGAAGACTTCTTCAATGCCGCGCAGTATCCGCAGATTAAGTTTGAGTCGACTTCGTTTACCAAAACGGGCGGCAATGAGTACAAGCTTGTGGGCAACCTCACCATGAAGGACGTCACCAAGCCGGTTACTCTCGACGTGGAATACGGCGGCACGGCCGTCGATTTCTACGGCAACACCAAGGCCGGCTTCGAAATCACGGGCAAAGTAAACCGCAAGGAATACGGCCTGACCTGGGGCGGCATCACCGAAGCCGGCGCCATCGTGCTCGGCGACGACGTGAAGCTGACCATCAACGTGCAGTTTGCCAAGCAGGCCGCGGCTTAA
- a CDS encoding DMT family transporter: MTFSFNPAWLYLLLASVMEVCWNYSLKYTSVAKIKAIDWSHFFAAPAGITTLLPAIGYVGFGVANVFFFSKALNVIPASTAFAIWMGIALVGIKIVDTLVLKEAFQWAHVFYIGCILVGIIGLKRTS, from the coding sequence TTGACTTTCAGCTTCAACCCCGCCTGGCTTTACCTGCTGCTGGCTTCCGTGATGGAAGTGTGCTGGAACTACAGCCTCAAATACACGAGTGTGGCCAAGATTAAGGCCATCGACTGGTCGCATTTCTTCGCCGCTCCGGCTGGTATTACTACTCTGCTGCCCGCTATCGGCTACGTGGGCTTTGGTGTAGCCAACGTATTCTTTTTCTCCAAGGCCCTCAACGTAATACCCGCCTCCACGGCCTTCGCTATCTGGATGGGCATCGCCCTGGTAGGCATCAAAATCGTGGATACGCTGGTACTCAAAGAAGCTTTCCAGTGGGCGCACGTCTTCTATATTGGCTGCATTCTGGTTGGCATCATCGGACTGAAACGAACTTCGTAA
- a CDS encoding STAS/SEC14 domain-containing protein yields the protein MDNRAAMKKDLHNIFGKVSLSIEYDRANHLIYNDWQGYQTLESIILGANAYLDELVRYKCPYLLNDNTNLMGPWDHAVTWIAEDWTPRAIALGLTHFAHVVSSESFAALSAEAMFTSIGTSFQMRIFGSRTQARQWLRDAQQAAKVLG from the coding sequence ATGGATAACCGCGCCGCTATGAAAAAGGACCTGCACAACATATTTGGCAAGGTATCGCTGTCTATTGAGTATGACCGCGCCAACCACCTCATTTACAATGATTGGCAGGGGTACCAAACGCTCGAAAGCATCATACTCGGGGCCAATGCCTACCTCGATGAGCTGGTGCGCTACAAGTGCCCCTACCTGCTCAACGACAATACCAACCTGATGGGTCCCTGGGACCACGCCGTAACCTGGATTGCCGAAGACTGGACGCCCCGCGCCATTGCCCTGGGCCTCACGCACTTCGCGCACGTCGTCAGCTCCGAGTCGTTTGCCGCCCTTTCGGCCGAAGCCATGTTTACCAGCATCGGCACCAGCTTTCAAATGCGCATCTTCGGCAGCCGCACCCAGGCCCGCCAGTGGCTACGCGATGCGCAGCAGGCCGCCAAAGTATTGGGCTAG